The region GACCTTCCTTTAATCCGCCATCGGGAAGATCCCATGGAACCCATCGACCGGATGGACGACCTGGTAGCCAACTACGTGGCCTATCGGTCGGCGCACTTCAAAGTATTAAAACGCTTCTTCTACAGTGCCGTCGCCTTCAAGACTATCGTAACGGGAGGCCTGCTCATTCTGGGAACTACGCTGGTCGTGAGCCGTGAAATGTCCCTGGGTCAGTTTGTAGCTGCCGAACTCGTTATTGTCTTGATTACCAGCTCCGTCGAGAAACTAATTTCGGGTATCGACACCGTATTTGATTTACTTACTGCCGTTGAAAAAATTGCAACCGTTACCGATTTACCTTTAGAAACAGACACAGAAACCCATGCTTAACATATCCAATCAGCGGGTTGACGAACAGCTGTTTAACCATTACCCGCTCAAAACCCTGCACACCCTCCCCCAGCCGGATGCCGGTCGGCGGCTGGGTCGCTGGATGCTGATCATCCTGTTCATCAGTCTGGCGGTGTTGTTCTTACCCTGGCAGCAAAACATCAACGGCGAGGGCAGTGTAACCGCACTCACTCCTCAGGACAGGCCCCAAACGGTACAGAACGCCATCGCCGGCCGAATTGAACGCTGGAAGATTCAGGAAGGACAATCGGTTCGGAAAGGTGACACTCTGCTGGTTATTTCCGAGATTAAAGATGATTACTTCGACCCTAACCTGCCTCTGCGTCTGGACGAACAGCTGGATGCCAAACGCGGTAGCCTGACAGCGACAGGTGCTAAAATTGCCGCTCTGGATGAGCAGCTGTCGGCTTTGCAAACAGGCTTGCAGGTGAAGCTGGCTTCGGCCCGTAACAAAGTGCGGCAGAGCCAGTTCAAAGTCATCAGCGACAGCACAGACCTGATTGCCGTTCAGAAAAACTATCAGATTGCCCTCGACCGGCTCGACCGCTTCGAGAAAGGCTACCGGAATGGTCTTTTTTCGCTGACGGACCTGGAAACCCGTCGGCTGAAAGTTCAGGAAGATAACGCTAAAGTGATTGCCCAGGAAAACAAACTGAACGTATCCCGACAGGAGCTTATTAACTCCCGGCTCGACCTGAACACTATTCAGGCCGATTATCAGGAGAAAATAGCCAAAACGATGTCAGATCGAAGTTCGGCGGTTTCCTACCGGGCTGAAGCAGAAGGTGAAATCTCTAAAATTCAGAATAAGATCAGCAGTGTCGATGTACGGCGGGGTCTCTATGTCGTTCGTGCCCCGCAGGATGGCTTTGTCGTACGGTCTCTGAAAGCGGGTATCGGTGAGATGATTAAGGAAGGTGAGTCGATTGCTACATTACAACCTGCTCACCCCCTGGTGGCTATCGAACTGTACGTCCGCCCCATGGATGTGCCACTTATTCAGCGGGGCCGCACGGTACGACTTCAGTTCGATGGGTGGCCCGCCATTCAGTTTTCGGGCTGGCCCTCGGTAGCTGTGGGTACGTTTGGGGGCGAGGTGGCCGTTATCGATGCGGTCAACAGCGTAAACGGCAAATATCGGCTTTTGGTGAAACCAAAAGTACAGAAGGGCGACCAGCCCTGGCCGCAACAACTCCGGGTAGGCTCGGGCGTTTATGGCTGGGTAATGCTCGACAATGTACCGATCTGGTATGAATTATGGCGGCAGTTGAACGGCTTCCCGCCCAGTTTGAAAGAGGAGCCCAAAGAAGAGAGCAAAAAATGAAGACGATTATATTCGGTTTAAGTCTGTTGATTGGTAGTCAGTTAATTTCGGCCGCTCAAGCACAGCCAGCGGGAACATCCTCTGACACAACCCTGTTTACAGCCGCCGATTTTTACCGGGTCGTTTTTAGCCATCATCCCCTTGTTCGACAGGCGGCTCTGCTGAACAGCGAAGCCCAGCAGGAAATTATGCAGGCCAGGGGTGCTTTTGACCCCAAGCTATTCTCAACCTACGACCGGAAAGAGTTTGGGCAGGATTTGTATTATAACAAATGGCAGTCCGGCTTGACAATACCCGTTCTGCCAGCCGGTATCGACGTAAAGCTGACCTATGACCGGAATATGGGGCAGTATGTCAACCCCGAAGAGCGGGTACCGTCGTCGGGTCTGGCGGCCGTGGGAGTACGCGTTCCCGTTGGTCAGGGGCTGATTATCGATGCCCGACGCAACGCCCTGCGCCAGGCTAAACTTGCCGTTACCCTGGCCGATGCCGAACGCCTGAAACTCATCAACAAAACCTTGTTCGATGCGGCCAAAACCTATTGGGAATGGTATATGGCTCACCAGCAGTATCGGCTGATCCAAAACGGCTATCAGGTAGCCGACACCCGCTTCCGGGCCATCCAACAGCGGTCATTGCTGGGCGATGCGGCCGCCATCGATACTACTGAAGCGCTCATTACGGCCCAGGACCGCCTGGTGCAACTCCAGCAAGCGGAAGTCAATCTGCAAAATGCCCGATTGCGGTTGAGTGTTTTCTTATGGAACAGTACTGATAGCGATGGCATGCCCCAACCGGTTGAACTTCTGCCTACAGTGGCCCCTCAGCCGGTGCCCGCCGACCGGCTCGATGAAAGTACACTACAGGCCTTGCTGAGTAAAGCCGCCGAACGGCACCCGGAGTTGCTGAAACTAACCACCAAAGGACAGCAGCTGGCACTGGAAGAGCGATTTCAGCGGTCTTTACTGCAACCGCAACTGGTGTTAAACGCTAATCTGCTTAGCCGGACACCCGCAGCCGGTGTTGGCTACGACTGGGCGAGTTATTACGCCTTTCGAGCCGATAATCACAAAATCGGGGTGGACTTGACCTTTCCTATCTTTCTGCGAAAAGAGCGGGGCAAGCTTCGGCAAATACAGATCAAAAACCAGCAGGTTACACTAGAACGCCAGCAAACCGGCCGTGCCATCAGCAACGATGTTCAGGCAGCCTGGAACGAGCTAAAGGCGCTGGAGCGCCAGATCGATGTACAGCAGCAGACGGTCAGGAACCAACGGATTTTACTTGGGGCAGAACAGCAGAAATTCGACATCGGTGAGAGTTCACTGTTTTTAGTCAACAGCCGCGAATCGAAACTGATCGATTTGGAAATCAAGCTGGAAGAGCTACGTACCAAACAGCAGAAAGCGGTAGCCGCCCTGTGGTACGCAGCCGGAACAAATCCAGAAGCGCAGTAAATAGTGTAGTGGGGAGTAGTGGAATGGTAAGTGGTAAACCATTCCACTACTACACCTACTACACTAATCACCAATAACTACTTAGGTCCCATTCGGATGGCACCGTCCAGCCGGATCACTTCACCGTTTAGCATGGGGTTTTCGATGATGCTTTTCGCCAGCATCGCGTACTCGCCCGGCCGACCAAGCCGCGATGGAAACGGTACCTGCTGACCCAGCGACAGCCGCGCTTCTTCCGGTAAACTGGCCAGCAACGGCGTTTCGAACAGACCCGGCGCAATGGTCATGACCCGAATGCCGGAACGGGACAGATCGCGGGCGATAGGCAGGGTCATGCCAACAATTCCTCCTTTCGAAGCCGAATAAGCGGCCTGCCCGATCTGGCCGTCGTAAGCCGCTACAGACGCCGTATTGATAATAACCCCACGTTCACCTTCGGCATTGGGCTCGTTTGTTTCCATTGCCAGAGCCGCCAGCCGGATCACATTGAACGTACCAATCAGGTTGATGGAGATAACTTTCTGAAAGACAGACAGCGAATGGGCACCGTACACCCCTTCTACTTTCCCCACTGTTTTCCGGGCTTCGGCCACACCGGCACAGTTGACGTTGATATGCAGTCCGCCAAAGGTTTCGATAGCCAGGTTGATGGCGGCCTGTACGTCGGATTCGTCCGTCACGTTGGTTTTATGAAACCGGACCGTTGTGCCTAATTCTTCAGCCAGCGCCTGTCCGCGGGTCTCGTTCAGATCAAGAATAACCACATTGGCGCCATTGGCCGCCAGCAGTCGGGTGGTGGCTTCGCCCAGGCCCGAAGCCCCTCCGGTAACGATGGCGGTTGAGTTGGTAAGTTGCATGACGTTTTGTTACAAGATAGCCATTAGTTCTTTCCAGTGACGGATATCGTAGGTAGGCGGGTCGCTGACCGGTTGCCCCTGCGGGTTATAAAAAACGGTGTCCAGACCAACGCCTTTTGCCCCCATAATGTCCGCTTCGTAATTATCACCAATCATCAGGCTTTCCGACGCGTTGGTTCCGCTGATTTCCATGGCGTACTGAAACACCAGCGGATCCGGCTTTTTGGCATTCGCGTTCTCGCTCGTGATGACATGCGTAAAATAGTGCGCGATTTCGGCGCTATCCATTTTTACGGCCTGAATTTCGGCAAAGCCATTGGTGATAATATGCATCGTATAGCGCCCGTTCAGGTGATCCAGCAGCTCTTTCGCCGACTCCAGTAAATGAGGTTTACGGGGCAACAGCTTCAGATATTCTACATTCAGGTCGGCATGAACGGCCGACTCATCGACGCCCATCGCCCGAAATACCAGCGGGAACCGGTGTTTTCTAATGTAGGTGTGTTCAATGAGATTCTTGTCGAAGTCGGCCCACAACTGCCGGTTTATTGCAATAAACTGGCGACTGAACTCAGCTGCGGATTCAATGCCCAGATCGGCCAGCCGAAATGTGTCATACAGCTCGGTAATACACTCGGCCGAGTTACGGTCAAAGTCCCAGAGCGTATGATCCAGGTCAAAAAAAAGGTGCTTGTACATAAAGGACAGGCTGGCGCAGGTAGTTGCCTGCGCCAGGTGTGTAGCTACTAGAAATCCAGCTTGAGCCGCTCTACGGGTTGATCGTTTACCAAGTGGCTATCAACAATTTCAGCAACGTCGGAAAGTTGGACATTACCGTAGTATGTGCCCTCAGGGTACACAACCAGCGTTGGCCCGAAAGCGCAGGCATCCAGACAACCGGTGCGCTGTGCCCGCATTTCTTTCAGCAGACCACGCTCGGCGAGGGCCGCTTTGAATGCGTCGACCAGTTCATTGCCATGGGCTTCACCGCATGACTTCTTGGGGGCTACTTTCTGGTTGTTGCAGATGAAAACGTGCTTTTTGTATTTCATAAACTTAGTTAAATCGATACCCAAAGGTAACAAGAACCAACACAACGACCATTCCATTCGATACCTTCCTTATTCAGGAGTTTTCTACCGAATAAAAAATTAAAAAAACTAAATAAATAACATGCTGTTATTGATTAGCCTTTTAACAGCCCGGGTGTTTACGAACGACTGGCTAATCGTCAATTATTGCATCATCAGGAAACAATACCTACTCTCCCCACCTATGGCTCGCGAAATTCCATTACTTAAGGAGCCCAACGTACCGGAACTGCCTAACGGCAGGAATTCACTTGATTTTGCAACCCTATATGACCGATATGCCCCGGCTTTGCTTGGCGTAATCACCCGGATTGTTTCGGACAACGAGCTGGCCATTGAGCTGCTGGCGACAACGTTTATCAACGTCCGTTCGGAAATAAGTACGTACCGGCCCGAAAAACAACCCATTTTCAGCTGGCTGCTGGTTGTAGCGCGACGTATAGCTCTGGATGCACTCAGGGAACAGGCTCAATCGTCCACGCGGGTCGTACAGTTGACATCGACCGGGAAAGTTGTCGCTCTCCCGACAAACTGGCCTAAAGCACCGGTCAGGTCAGCAGCGGACGAAACCAACCCGAAACTGACCGAACTCCTCAACTCTGTTCTCTTCAAAAACTGTACACCCGAAGAAGCCGCCCGTACCCTAGGCCTCCCCGTCGAAACGGCGCGCCAGCAGCTACGCCAGGCCCTGAAGCAGCTACGATCCGCCCGGCAAGCCCAGTAAAAAACAACGGGAGTTGGTTTGGTGTAGGGGCCGTATTGCTGAAATACGGCCCCTACACCAAACCAACTCCCGCACGTACATTCATTTAACGACCGGTATCGCTATCCCTTACGATTTCTTAGTCGATGTCTTTGCCGACGCTACCGGCTTCTTTTTAGTAGACGGTGTGCTGGCTGCGGGATTTTTCTGCGTCATGGTAACGGGGTCCCAATGCACAACTTTCTGCTCAAAGAAACTTTCGTTACAGGCCAACACCGGCGCAGCAGCCCGGAAACCAAATACGGGGTCTTCAACCGTACCCTGACTACCCTTACGAACATTATCGAAAAAGTCGCCGAAGTGTTTGGCATGGGCATCGTCGTTTTTAGGCGCTTCGAACCTGACCTCTTTCACCGGATCCGCTTTGCGGGTATCAAGTGGGTAAAGGCTATCGTACCGCTTCACGAACTCCTGCTGAACGGGCTCCGTGAATGTAAAGAAACTGTCGTAACCGCCGTAGCCGGGAGCCGTTGGCAGTTTCTTTTTGGTCATAATAAGGTTGTTCTCCGAAAATTCAATCTGCCCTTCATTCCCGATGATGCGGGTTACGTCATTAATTTTACCCGCGTTGGCAAAATTGACCCGCAGCACCATCTGGAACGCTTCATGCTGGTCGGTTTTGGGATAATCCATGATACACGCCATAATATCGGGTACATCGCGGCCATCTTTCCAGTAAGCCAGATTTCCGGACGAGTAGATCCGGGTGGGGCCCATTGTGTTTGTTACGAAGTGAACGCCCGTGATAAGGTGGATGAATAAATCGCCCGCCACCCCCGTACCATAATCTTTGTAGTTTCTCCAGCGGAAAAAGCGTTTTTCGTCAAAAGGTCGCTTGGGGGCATCGCCCAGAAACCGGTCCCAGTCCAGCGTTTGCGTCGATGCATCGGGCGGAATCGAGTACTGCCAGGCACCAATGGCGTTGAATCGGTCGTTGTTGGATTCGATGTAATTGATTTGCCCGATTTCGCCCGCTTCAACCAGCCGTTTGGCTTCTTTGAACGAGGCACTGCTGATGCGCTGGCTACCCACCTGCATCGTCTTGCCCGACTTTTTCCAGGCATCGATCACCGCTTTGCCTTCGTTGAGGTGCTGCACCATTGGCTTCTCGCAGTAGACGTGCTTACCGGCTTTGAGCGCGGCAATGGTGATGTGATCGTGCCAGTGGTCTGGCGTAACAACCAGTACGGCATCGATATCCGGCCGGGCCAGTATTTCGCGGTGGTCGCGGGTAGTAAACAGTTCTTTGTCCTTTCCGTAGGCCGTTTTGGCATGTTCGAGCCGACCATTGTATAAATCGGCAACGGCAACGAGTTCGACATCGGGGTTGCGCAAAGCAGCCTGCGTATCGTAATTGCCCTGAATGCCCATACCAATGGTAGCAAATCGAATCTTGTCGTTCGGGCTGATCTTCATCAGATTCGGAATGTAAGCCGGGGCGCCAAATGGTTTGGCAACTGCCTCCGTAGCGATTACTGCCGAAGCGGCCGACAAGCTTTTTATAAATGTTCGTCTGTTGGACTGCATAGGAAATGCATGGTTTCAAGTATAGCGAACAAAGGGAATTTAGCGTAGAATTTACCCCATCACAGCCCGCTCCATTCGGGTTTCTGATGCTTCGATACGGATTTTCTTCGCCCTTATTTGTTCTTCCGGCTATGCTTTTAGGGGGTTTGCTGCCCGTTTTTCAGAATAGCCAGCGTTCGGGGATCGGGGACACCGGCATAGTATTTATCCAGAACGGCCTGAAAAACGGGGTCGGTTGGCGTCAACGCCCCGAACAGCGTCATGCAGGAGCTTAATTTTACATCGTCCGGGCTCCCCAGAATCTGATGAGCGGTTTTTCCGTCAATGGCCAGCAATGCCTGCGAAATTTCACGTAGCCGACTCCCCAACACCGGATGCCCCAGATACGCATTGGCCTCGTTCACATTCTGTATCGAATAAAATTTTGCAGTTTCACTAAAGCCCAGACCCAAAATCTGGGGGAAAACATACCACATCCAGTGGCTTTGTTTTCGTCCGTTCTTTATTTCGGTTAAAGCTCTGGCGTAGTCACTCTCCTGAGCCTCTAAAAATCGTGTTAGGTTGGGTTCCTGTGTCATATCAGTTCGATTTAACGTTGTCAGATAACGTTAGTAAGCCAGGGTTGATTCGCTCCTCAGGGATACCCTCCAAAAATGGCGTAAACATTATCCATTTGCAAGTCAATCTACCGAAGGCTGCTCTTCGAACCTGTTCGGATTGGAAAACATAGACCACTTAATAAGCGGACTTAATTGCCAATAACTCGAATAGGTAACTTCATACCTGTCTAACTAGCCGGGGCCTCGTGCCTTACGTATGAAACTACTGACCGCTTTACTACTTCCTCTGCTTAGCATTGCCACCGCAAACGGTCAGGCACCCACGGCAGATCAGGTTCGGCAATTCATTGCTAAATCTATTACGGATCTGCACATACCTCCTACACCCGTTGGGGCAATCGACAATCGGTTTGTGCAGACGGGTAGCGATTCAATAGCAATTCGAATTTACAGACCCGCTACTACCAGCGTTACGCCGAGCCGTCCTCTGCCCATTATTTACCACGTTCATGGTGGTGCCTGGGTGGCTGGCGATTTAGATACGCATGATAACATTTGCCGACTGTTGTGCCACGATGCACAGGCAGTAGTGGTGGCCGTACATTACCGACGTCCGCCCGAATTCCCGTATCCAGCTTCCGTCGACGATGTGATGACTGTTCTGTCCTGGATTCAGGCGAACCGAAAGAACCTCAGTCCAACAGGACCATTGATTCTACTGGGTGATAGCGCCGGGGGTAATTTTGTTGCCTCTACCTGCCTGAAAAATGCGGAGTCTACCCAACCTGTGCCCATTGCGGCTCAAGTGCTAATCAACCCTGCTCTTGATGTGCGACCGGGTTCGGTTACGTTCAAAAATTATGAGATATTCATAGAATGGGGGTTACCAGACATAAAAAAAGCCAATGACCCGCATGCTTCACCTCTCCTTTCAAACCAGTTAAATAAGATGCCACCTACCAGCATTGTCGTTGGCGAGATTGATGAAATAAGGGAGGATGGTGTACTGATGCACCAGAAATTACAGGCTGCCGGCGTGAAGAGCACACTGTTCGATCAGCCGAAAGCCGGGCACTTTGGCGGGTACTGGTGCGCTGGCCACCAATCGGCAAAACCAGCTCTGGACTTCGTACTGCAACAGATTAAAGCCGTCAGGTAATTCAAACCCAGCGAATACGAAGAACATACAGTACTTGAGTCTGAGGTCGCAAAACTGTTCTTACTGGACAAAATTCAGCCATAACAGCTTATCAATCCTGTGTACTCTAACTGTGAAACTATTAACAAGATAATCAACAGAAAGCCCCGGTAAACGCTGGTTGCCGGGGCTTTCTGTTGATTATTGCTTTACAAACGCGGTAACGTTCTATTTATTGTGCGCACCGCAACAGACTTGTGCCTATTTTTCACTTTATTTCCTTTCGAAGAAACTAATAATTGGCATGACTAGTAGCTAATGGCTACCTCCCAACTTCGGAGCCGGGGCGGAATCCTTTCTTTAAATGCATCCAGTCCGGGTCCTTCCCGATGAATAGTGACCTTATCTGACTCGAAACCGAATATAGGATACGATCCTTTTCCGTCCGCGAACTGCGTAGCGGTGATAAAAAGGTCGATCCCCCTGGTTTTAGCAAAACAATAGGCTTTATCATAGTCCGTAATGGACCCGTCCGGATCTCCGCTCAGGTTACAGCTAGTGCACAAAGGGGCACTGTATGTTCGGTGATTCCACATCCTTTCCGATGATGATGAAGCGAAAGATTCCTCCATACGCCTGAACATACTGCCATAAATACCGTCCAGTAATAAGCCCTGATGGGTACCATTCCGAATCGTCTTTGACTGAAATGTCTTCTGGTCAAATTGTAAGCGAATAAAACTGCCCGTTAGCGCCGTGAAGTGCTCGCCACAGGTAAATTCGTGGGGCAAACTACCGGGCTGGGCCTGGGTGATAAATTTCTCTAATCTGCCAATGGCAGTTCCATAGTTTTTGCCGGATAGTCGTTTTTTTGTGGCATCCAACTGGCTAACCCCCTTCGACGTTGGTGCAGCCATCAGAACAAAAACAGATGGAAACTGGACCAGAATAGGCCGCTGATGGATCGCTTCCGTAGCCAGATCAAGGGCAGCAGGGTCGCTGATGGGCAGAATAGTCATAGCTCATTTCGTGTCATTACTGTTTTTCCAAAATTTGGAATCAGATCAGTCATTCGCCAAAGTGTCCACAACCACCGCACGCCAGGTCGCTAGACTCGAACCACTATATAAGTAGTTCCTGTTGACCGCATCAGGTTGATTTTTAGTGGGCGAAATGGCTTCAACTACAACAAAGTACCTGAAAGACAAGAACTTACAAAAGAGCAGAAATACGCGTTTTTATACGTATAATTACTTGAACATAATAATATAAATAAATACAATAAGTAGTGTCCTGAAATGAGTATTCTACAAATGATTAAATAATTTCGAGGTAAGCAGAAAATTATGTATACTGTTATCTATAAAAAGATACTTAATATTCTTATTTTTTCTCTTTGACTAAATTTAGTAGCCCAAAATACTGGTTAAGAGCCGACCAAAGTCTATTTTCTGGCATTTTATTCCATTTTATGGAACAAAACCTCTTATAAAGAGACTCCTGACTACTTTTTTGCAGTCAGGAGTCATTCAAATAATAAATTTTTTCACGCTGATTAACAGGCATTTACAGAAAAAATTCAGATCAACAGCTTGTTTTGGCATTACCTGTCTATCAATTCTGGCCCGTCAGAGAAAACTGGCCTTATAATTGTTAAACAGCTATTAACATATTAGATCATATTATGGTGAAAGAGTTTTTCTACTAGAGAAACTCTTTTTTGTTTTACAGCGAAGCCAACCGGTAATTCAACCAGTGAACTTCCCAATAAGTTTTATTATCCCCTCCTAATTTTTCCCTGAGTTAGCCAACGGTCTTGTTCTGCTTGCTTACTATTGCTCCCTGG is a window of Spirosoma linguale DSM 74 DNA encoding:
- a CDS encoding secretion protein HlyD (KEGG: mfa:Mfla_2222 secretion protein HlyD); translation: MLNISNQRVDEQLFNHYPLKTLHTLPQPDAGRRLGRWMLIILFISLAVLFLPWQQNINGEGSVTALTPQDRPQTVQNAIAGRIERWKIQEGQSVRKGDTLLVISEIKDDYFDPNLPLRLDEQLDAKRGSLTATGAKIAALDEQLSALQTGLQVKLASARNKVRQSQFKVISDSTDLIAVQKNYQIALDRLDRFEKGYRNGLFSLTDLETRRLKVQEDNAKVIAQENKLNVSRQELINSRLDLNTIQADYQEKIAKTMSDRSSAVSYRAEAEGEISKIQNKISSVDVRRGLYVVRAPQDGFVVRSLKAGIGEMIKEGESIATLQPAHPLVAIELYVRPMDVPLIQRGRTVRLQFDGWPAIQFSGWPSVAVGTFGGEVAVIDAVNSVNGKYRLLVKPKVQKGDQPWPQQLRVGSGVYGWVMLDNVPIWYELWRQLNGFPPSLKEEPKEESKK
- a CDS encoding Outer membrane protein-like protein (KEGG: lpc:LPC_0302 multidrug efflux protein, outer membrane component); translation: MKTIIFGLSLLIGSQLISAAQAQPAGTSSDTTLFTAADFYRVVFSHHPLVRQAALLNSEAQQEIMQARGAFDPKLFSTYDRKEFGQDLYYNKWQSGLTIPVLPAGIDVKLTYDRNMGQYVNPEERVPSSGLAAVGVRVPVGQGLIIDARRNALRQAKLAVTLADAERLKLINKTLFDAAKTYWEWYMAHQQYRLIQNGYQVADTRFRAIQQRSLLGDAAAIDTTEALITAQDRLVQLQQAEVNLQNARLRLSVFLWNSTDSDGMPQPVELLPTVAPQPVPADRLDESTLQALLSKAAERHPELLKLTTKGQQLALEERFQRSLLQPQLVLNANLLSRTPAAGVGYDWASYYAFRADNHKIGVDLTFPIFLRKERGKLRQIQIKNQQVTLERQQTGRAISNDVQAAWNELKALERQIDVQQQTVRNQRILLGAEQQKFDIGESSLFLVNSRESKLIDLEIKLEELRTKQQKAVAALWYAAGTNPEAQ
- a CDS encoding short-chain dehydrogenase/reductase SDR (PFAM: short-chain dehydrogenase/reductase SDR; KR domain protein~KEGG: cti:RALTA_A0558 putative 3-hydroxyacyl-CoA dehydrogenase type II oxidoreductase protein), which produces MQLTNSTAIVTGGASGLGEATTRLLAANGANVVILDLNETRGQALAEELGTTVRFHKTNVTDESDVQAAINLAIETFGGLHINVNCAGVAEARKTVGKVEGVYGAHSLSVFQKVISINLIGTFNVIRLAALAMETNEPNAEGERGVIINTASVAAYDGQIGQAAYSASKGGIVGMTLPIARDLSRSGIRVMTIAPGLFETPLLASLPEEARLSLGQQVPFPSRLGRPGEYAMLAKSIIENPMLNGEVIRLDGAIRMGPK
- a CDS encoding HAD-superfamily hydrolase, subfamily IA, variant 1 (TIGRFAM: HAD-superfamily hydrolase, subfamily IA, variant 1~PFAM: Haloacid dehalogenase domain protein hydrolase~KEGG: ypb:YPTS_2296 nucleotidase) encodes the protein MYKHLFFDLDHTLWDFDRNSAECITELYDTFRLADLGIESAAEFSRQFIAINRQLWADFDKNLIEHTYIRKHRFPLVFRAMGVDESAVHADLNVEYLKLLPRKPHLLESAKELLDHLNGRYTMHIITNGFAEIQAVKMDSAEIAHYFTHVITSENANAKKPDPLVFQYAMEISGTNASESLMIGDNYEADIMGAKGVGLDTVFYNPQGQPVSDPPTYDIRHWKELMAIL
- a CDS encoding ferredoxin-like protein (KEGG: afw:Anae109_2553 ferredoxin-like protein), whose translation is MEWSLCWFLLPLGIDLTKFMKYKKHVFICNNQKVAPKKSCGEAHGNELVDAFKAALAERGLLKEMRAQRTGCLDACAFGPTLVVYPEGTYYGNVQLSDVAEIVDSHLVNDQPVERLKLDF
- a CDS encoding RNA polymerase, sigma-24 subunit, ECF subfamily (TIGRFAM: RNA polymerase sigma factor, sigma-70 family~PFAM: sigma-70 region 2 domain protein~KEGG: noc:Noc_1474 ECF sigma factor), with product MLLLISLLTARVFTNDWLIVNYCIIRKQYLLSPPMAREIPLLKEPNVPELPNGRNSLDFATLYDRYAPALLGVITRIVSDNELAIELLATTFINVRSEISTYRPEKQPIFSWLLVVARRIALDALREQAQSSTRVVQLTSTGKVVALPTNWPKAPVRSAADETNPKLTELLNSVLFKNCTPEEAARTLGLPVETARQQLRQALKQLRSARQAQ
- a CDS encoding oxidoreductase domain protein (PFAM: oxidoreductase domain protein~KEGG: rlt:Rleg2_0984 oxidoreductase domain protein) translates to MQSNRRTFIKSLSAASAVIATEAVAKPFGAPAYIPNLMKISPNDKIRFATIGMGIQGNYDTQAALRNPDVELVAVADLYNGRLEHAKTAYGKDKELFTTRDHREILARPDIDAVLVVTPDHWHDHITIAALKAGKHVYCEKPMVQHLNEGKAVIDAWKKSGKTMQVGSQRISSASFKEAKRLVEAGEIGQINYIESNNDRFNAIGAWQYSIPPDASTQTLDWDRFLGDAPKRPFDEKRFFRWRNYKDYGTGVAGDLFIHLITGVHFVTNTMGPTRIYSSGNLAYWKDGRDVPDIMACIMDYPKTDQHEAFQMVLRVNFANAGKINDVTRIIGNEGQIEFSENNLIMTKKKLPTAPGYGGYDSFFTFTEPVQQEFVKRYDSLYPLDTRKADPVKEVRFEAPKNDDAHAKHFGDFFDNVRKGSQGTVEDPVFGFRAAAPVLACNESFFEQKVVHWDPVTMTQKNPAASTPSTKKKPVASAKTSTKKS
- a CDS encoding Protein of unknown function DUF1810 (PFAM: Protein of unknown function DUF1810~KEGG: mrd:Mrad2831_3610 hypothetical protein) — translated: MTQEPNLTRFLEAQESDYARALTEIKNGRKQSHWMWYVFPQILGLGFSETAKFYSIQNVNEANAYLGHPVLGSRLREISQALLAIDGKTAHQILGSPDDVKLSSCMTLFGALTPTDPVFQAVLDKYYAGVPDPRTLAILKNGQQTP
- a CDS encoding Alpha/beta hydrolase fold-3 domain protein (PFAM: Alpha/beta hydrolase fold-3 domain protein~KEGG: pla:Plav_1665 alpha/beta hydrolase domain- containing protein), translating into MKLLTALLLPLLSIATANGQAPTADQVRQFIAKSITDLHIPPTPVGAIDNRFVQTGSDSIAIRIYRPATTSVTPSRPLPIIYHVHGGAWVAGDLDTHDNICRLLCHDAQAVVVAVHYRRPPEFPYPASVDDVMTVLSWIQANRKNLSPTGPLILLGDSAGGNFVASTCLKNAESTQPVPIAAQVLINPALDVRPGSVTFKNYEIFIEWGLPDIKKANDPHASPLLSNQLNKMPPTSIVVGEIDEIREDGVLMHQKLQAAGVKSTLFDQPKAGHFGGYWCAGHQSAKPALDFVLQQIKAVR